A genome region from Alistipes dispar includes the following:
- a CDS encoding phosphodiester glycosidase family protein, translating to MTNLLRKLTGALLLLASLPAAAQTPRDSAALAQAEWQTTDLGGGAVARRTQTELFGTQQTLSVAIYPRRGFSTLVVQPEGAARATSRLGEEAGADIAINGSYFHMKSAEPITFVLSDGEIRNRGTMKPSPLTNGVAAVRGRKGRRVEILPCDSADYPRIARRYRSALAAGPMLVHEGEILIYDTDDTFYTGRHPRSVIGTRPDGSVVLLVIDGRFPGRAAGATIAETAYIARQLGLTEALNLDGGGSSSLWTRRLGVLNHPTDNKRFDHEGERAVPNGIVVFRR from the coding sequence ATGACGAATCTTCTGAGAAAACTGACGGGAGCCCTGCTGCTCCTCGCCTCCCTGCCTGCGGCGGCCCAGACGCCCCGCGACTCGGCCGCCCTGGCGCAGGCCGAATGGCAGACCACCGACCTGGGCGGCGGCGCCGTCGCCCGCCGGACGCAGACGGAGCTCTTCGGCACGCAGCAGACCCTCTCCGTGGCAATCTACCCCCGGCGGGGATTCTCCACGCTCGTCGTACAACCCGAAGGCGCGGCCCGGGCCACGAGCCGGCTGGGCGAGGAGGCCGGGGCCGACATCGCCATCAACGGCAGCTACTTCCACATGAAAAGCGCCGAACCGATCACCTTCGTCCTTTCGGACGGTGAGATCCGAAACCGCGGGACGATGAAACCCTCGCCGCTCACCAACGGCGTCGCCGCCGTCCGGGGACGTAAGGGACGCCGGGTCGAAATCCTCCCCTGCGACTCGGCCGACTACCCCCGCATCGCCCGCCGTTACCGCTCGGCGCTCGCAGCCGGACCGATGCTGGTGCACGAAGGCGAAATCCTCATCTACGACACCGACGACACGTTCTACACGGGCCGCCACCCCCGATCGGTCATCGGAACCCGTCCCGACGGCAGCGTGGTGCTGCTCGTCATCGACGGACGGTTTCCCGGCCGGGCCGCGGGCGCGACCATCGCCGAGACGGCCTACATCGCACGGCAACTGGGGCTCACCGAAGCGCTGAACCTCGACGGCGGCGGCTCCTCGTCGCTCTGGACCCGGCGGCTGGGCGTGCTGAACCACCCCACCGACAACAAACGCTTCGATCACGAAGGCGAGCGCGCCGTACCGAACGGAATCGTCGTATTCCGCCGGTAA
- a CDS encoding DUF1080 domain-containing protein, whose protein sequence is MNPSARPIPGQRILLRLAAALCGFGLFTACCTAHSPAPLDRWHDGERTLRTSSPAVRAGETLLSEGDYHNFRLTGEALTQPGAEAALRFHTDGESGYDVLFRNGAIDGTRKSGSLASVRNLYRSLAEDGEWFRFEIAVRGNNIVVRIDSTEVVCYTEPGQPYRTEAHARQRLGHGAFALRGLQGEVAFRGLEVERLGDGARNEADTLPPADELTDGVIRLQQRDFPVIDYHVHLKGGLTKEQAHAKSMNYGINYGVAPNAGEGGVGRMLADDGEVYAYFDEVRAMPFLRGVQGEGRRWTATFSQEALGVFDYLFTDAMTIIDHKGRNARIYRPEEVHYDGVTREQYMDRLVSQTELILTNEPADIYANPTYLPEDMQPDYDRYWTDERVDRVLDVLQRYDIALEINARYRIPSFDIIRRARERGIRFTFGTNNVDADFGRLEYCLEAVERCGLTADDMWFPSMSVRRERPVVLYNRFD, encoded by the coding sequence ATGAATCCATCCGCCCGTCCGATCCCCGGACAACGCATCCTCCTCCGGCTCGCCGCCGCCCTCTGCGGCTTCGGCCTCTTCACGGCCTGCTGCACGGCCCACTCCCCCGCGCCGCTCGACAGGTGGCACGACGGGGAGCGCACGCTCCGCACGTCGTCCCCCGCCGTCCGTGCGGGCGAAACGCTCCTCTCGGAGGGCGACTACCACAACTTCCGCCTCACGGGCGAGGCCCTCACGCAGCCCGGCGCCGAAGCGGCGCTGCGTTTCCACACCGACGGCGAGTCGGGCTACGACGTGCTCTTCCGCAACGGCGCCATCGACGGCACGCGCAAGAGCGGGTCGCTCGCCTCGGTCCGCAACCTCTACCGCTCGCTGGCCGAAGACGGGGAGTGGTTCCGGTTCGAGATCGCCGTGCGCGGAAACAACATCGTCGTCCGCATCGACAGCACCGAAGTCGTCTGCTACACCGAGCCCGGACAGCCCTACCGCACCGAAGCCCACGCCCGCCAACGGCTCGGCCACGGCGCCTTCGCGCTGCGCGGCCTGCAGGGCGAGGTCGCGTTCCGCGGCCTCGAGGTCGAGCGCCTCGGCGACGGAGCCCGCAACGAGGCCGACACGCTGCCGCCCGCGGACGAGCTCACGGACGGCGTGATCCGCCTCCAGCAACGCGATTTCCCCGTCATCGACTACCACGTGCACCTGAAGGGCGGACTGACGAAGGAGCAGGCGCACGCCAAGTCGATGAACTACGGCATCAACTACGGCGTGGCCCCCAACGCCGGGGAGGGCGGCGTCGGGCGGATGCTGGCCGACGACGGGGAGGTGTACGCCTACTTCGACGAAGTGCGGGCGATGCCCTTCCTGCGCGGCGTGCAGGGCGAGGGACGCAGGTGGACGGCGACCTTCTCGCAGGAGGCTCTCGGCGTATTCGACTACCTGTTCACCGACGCCATGACCATCATCGACCACAAGGGACGCAACGCACGCATCTACCGCCCCGAAGAGGTGCACTACGACGGCGTGACGCGCGAGCAGTACATGGATCGCCTGGTCTCACAGACCGAACTGATCCTCACCAACGAACCGGCCGACATCTACGCCAATCCCACGTACCTGCCCGAAGACATGCAGCCCGACTACGACCGGTACTGGACCGACGAACGGGTGGACCGCGTCCTGGACGTCCTGCAACGGTACGACATCGCGCTGGAGATCAACGCACGCTACCGGATTCCGAGCTTCGACATCATCCGCCGGGCCAGGGAACGGGGTATCCGCTTCACGTTCGGGACCAATAACGTCGATGCCGACTTCGGCCGGCTGGAGTACTGCCTCGAAGCCGTCGAACGGTGCGGGCTCACGGCCGACGACATGTGGTTCCCCTCGATGAGCGTGCGCCGCGAACGCCCCGTCGTGCTCTACAACCGATTCGATTGA
- a CDS encoding endonuclease/exonuclease/phosphatase family protein, with the protein MKIENKILGAAMLLGTLLPLAGAQAQDVKLKCMSWNVKALELRANTNVTRDITRFAEAIREEDPDIVCFNEFETASGTMGSKEKLTEFAEALGMFPFFIWSYDKDNGYYGNGILSKYPIVNSKSELLGMFTGADQRSVGWADILVPTDAAPDGVKVRIVCTHLDAFGGDETCYEQAKEVIAYAVAPATEAGIPSLLMGDMNCGPGTDAIKEYQAYGTKLCNNDGTFGGSKLDYFIGFPQNEWSCSDFRVLDSQEYYELSDHYAIIGTAVLNN; encoded by the coding sequence ATGAAAATCGAAAATAAGATACTGGGAGCGGCCATGCTGCTGGGCACGCTCCTGCCGCTGGCCGGCGCACAGGCCCAGGACGTGAAACTCAAGTGCATGTCGTGGAACGTCAAGGCGCTGGAGCTGCGGGCCAATACCAACGTGACACGCGACATCACCCGGTTCGCCGAGGCGATCCGGGAAGAGGATCCCGACATCGTTTGCTTCAACGAGTTCGAAACCGCGAGCGGCACGATGGGCTCGAAGGAGAAACTGACCGAGTTCGCCGAAGCCCTCGGCATGTTCCCCTTCTTCATCTGGTCCTACGACAAGGACAACGGCTACTACGGAAACGGCATTCTGTCGAAATACCCGATCGTCAATTCGAAATCCGAACTACTCGGCATGTTCACGGGAGCCGACCAGCGTTCGGTAGGCTGGGCCGACATCCTCGTACCGACCGACGCCGCTCCCGACGGCGTGAAGGTACGCATCGTCTGCACCCACCTCGACGCCTTCGGCGGTGACGAAACCTGCTACGAACAGGCCAAGGAGGTGATCGCCTACGCGGTCGCCCCGGCCACCGAAGCGGGCATCCCCTCGCTGCTGATGGGCGACATGAACTGCGGCCCGGGAACAGATGCGATCAAGGAGTACCAGGCCTACGGCACGAAGTTGTGCAACAACGACGGCACGTTCGGCGGCAGCAAACTCGACTATTTCATCGGCTTCCCGCAGAACGAGTGGAGCTGTTCGGATTTCCGGGTGCTCGACTCCCAAGAATATTACGAGCTTTCCGACCACTACGCCATCATCGGCACGGCCGTACTGAACAATTAG
- a CDS encoding lipocalin-like domain-containing protein, with amino-acid sequence MKTLKTAFAALALCGLAACTAPAPESVAGFIADATMNTVTLRALTSEQTYTFATAEADKSEAYGLLVGSPAIVEYTGDLKKNPEAVKISADRTYAEAVGRWTVPDPIAPAKVMGVELQTEGRAQSINMATLIYTGWELQGEAGKILLKGQSIGNGQTIGFTETGVISKDAAGRYTLSIEGTGTVYTKAQ; translated from the coding sequence ATGAAAACACTCAAAACCGCCTTCGCGGCACTGGCCCTCTGCGGTCTGGCCGCCTGCACCGCCCCTGCGCCCGAAAGCGTAGCGGGCTTCATCGCCGATGCGACGATGAACACCGTCACCCTCCGGGCGCTCACCTCGGAGCAGACCTACACCTTCGCCACCGCCGAAGCGGACAAGAGCGAGGCCTACGGGCTGCTCGTCGGTTCGCCGGCCATCGTGGAGTACACGGGCGACTTGAAGAAAAACCCCGAGGCCGTCAAGATCTCGGCCGACCGGACCTATGCCGAAGCCGTCGGCCGCTGGACCGTGCCGGACCCGATCGCCCCTGCGAAGGTCATGGGCGTCGAGTTGCAGACCGAAGGCCGCGCACAGTCGATCAACATGGCCACGCTGATCTACACCGGCTGGGAGTTGCAGGGCGAGGCCGGCAAGATCCTGCTCAAGGGACAGAGCATCGGCAACGGCCAGACGATCGGGTTCACCGAAACGGGCGTCATCTCGAAGGACGCCGCAGGCCGTTACACCCTCTCGATCGAAGGAACCGGCACGGTCTATACCAAAGCGCAGTGA
- a CDS encoding sulfide/dihydroorotate dehydrogenase-like FAD/NAD-binding protein has product MYPILEKRALAEQIWLMKILAPRVARSARPGQFVIVRADERGERIPLTISDYDAAEGSVTLVIQAIGASTRKICALGEGDALADFAGPLGRPSEFVSTPPEELRRKRFLFVAGGVGAAPVYPQVKWLHERGVAADVIVGAKTRGMLIYTEPMRAVAGQLHIATDDGSEGDKGLVTQVLERLVGEQGRRYDECIAIGPMAMMKFVALATKKYGLKTTVSLNTLMVDGTGMCGACRVTVGGRTRFTCVEGPEFDGHEVDFDEAMRRQGMYRNEEQRAAAIEAEREAGHQCKIGLDK; this is encoded by the coding sequence ATGTACCCCATTCTCGAAAAACGCGCTTTGGCCGAACAGATCTGGCTGATGAAAATTCTCGCGCCGCGCGTCGCGCGTTCGGCCCGTCCCGGACAGTTCGTCATCGTCCGCGCGGACGAACGCGGCGAACGCATCCCGCTCACCATCTCGGACTACGACGCGGCGGAGGGAAGCGTCACGCTGGTCATCCAGGCCATCGGCGCCTCGACGCGCAAAATCTGCGCCCTCGGCGAAGGCGACGCGCTCGCCGACTTCGCCGGACCGCTGGGCCGCCCCTCGGAGTTCGTCTCGACGCCTCCCGAGGAGCTGCGGCGCAAGCGCTTCCTCTTCGTGGCCGGCGGCGTCGGCGCAGCCCCGGTCTATCCGCAGGTGAAGTGGCTGCACGAACGCGGCGTCGCGGCCGACGTCATCGTGGGCGCCAAGACGCGCGGCATGCTCATCTACACGGAACCCATGCGCGCCGTGGCCGGGCAGCTCCATATCGCCACCGACGACGGCTCGGAGGGCGACAAGGGGCTGGTCACGCAGGTCCTCGAACGCCTCGTCGGCGAACAGGGCCGCCGCTACGACGAGTGCATCGCCATCGGACCGATGGCGATGATGAAGTTCGTCGCCCTGGCCACGAAGAAATACGGACTGAAAACCACCGTGTCGCTCAACACCCTCATGGTGGACGGCACGGGCATGTGCGGCGCCTGCCGCGTGACGGTGGGCGGACGGACGCGCTTCACGTGCGTCGAAGGCCCGGAGTTCGACGGACACGAGGTGGATTTCGACGAGGCCATGCGCCGTCAGGGCATGTACCGGAACGAGGAGCAGCGCGCCGCGGCGATCGAGGCCGAACGCGAGGCGGGACACCAATGTAAAATCGGTTTGGACAAATAA
- a CDS encoding RagB/SusD family nutrient uptake outer membrane protein has protein sequence MKKILMNICLAVSVLSFSGCSDFLDRESYGRDTSWKTDEDVMKAVYALYYFVSPNWSEQICGRGHMWFECASDNILIGRDRPAVDEIREFRMSPSNDQDVQEVWGVMYQNVAKANNIIKLVPDLGITPSVKKLALGSAYFFRGFSMLWMVPYYGDDTNGGIPIILDTTPMDAMDSPRPDHVLKNYDQIIQDFRDAAEELPYFSELSADQYGLPHKAAAWAFAARAALYAAQYDQSYYDIVIEMCDKVMSLTGADKRSLYIDPSDKSKSFANLWRKEQNHSSEYIFSLEGDVTNGARYHGVTFVNAGWGLYNTWGYYTPSKELWDAFEEGDQRREATILYPGNHVRFMGRDITFGGYCTDGSITSYTTSHVSAGLINQKFISPWETGSYSEVSNQRDKLWNTLNCCLMRYADVMLMKAEALIWTKGEGDAEAKNLLDDIRERAGLPRDSRATKAQLQNERRCELAFEFQPSRHIDVVRWGLAEEYYSKPLHSVVSKMVDGRIETEEVEVYPGRTFNPTYNKVFPIPQTAFNGTVNLTQNKGY, from the coding sequence ATGAAAAAGATATTAATGAATATTTGTCTGGCCGTCAGCGTATTATCGTTCTCGGGCTGTTCCGATTTCCTCGACCGGGAATCCTACGGCCGCGACACGTCGTGGAAAACGGACGAAGACGTCATGAAGGCCGTATATGCACTCTACTACTTCGTATCGCCCAACTGGAGCGAGCAGATCTGCGGCCGCGGACACATGTGGTTCGAATGCGCCAGCGACAACATCCTCATCGGCCGCGACCGTCCGGCAGTGGACGAAATCCGCGAATTCCGCATGTCCCCCTCCAACGACCAGGACGTGCAGGAGGTCTGGGGCGTCATGTACCAGAACGTGGCCAAGGCCAACAACATCATCAAGCTGGTTCCCGACCTGGGCATCACCCCGTCGGTGAAGAAGCTGGCCCTCGGATCCGCCTATTTCTTCCGCGGCTTCTCGATGCTCTGGATGGTTCCCTACTACGGCGACGATACGAACGGCGGCATTCCCATCATCCTCGACACGACGCCCATGGACGCCATGGACTCGCCGCGTCCGGACCACGTGCTGAAGAACTACGACCAGATCATCCAGGACTTCCGCGACGCGGCCGAGGAGCTGCCCTACTTCTCGGAGCTCTCCGCCGACCAGTACGGCCTGCCGCACAAAGCCGCCGCATGGGCTTTCGCCGCCCGCGCCGCGCTCTATGCCGCGCAATACGACCAGTCGTACTACGACATCGTGATCGAAATGTGCGACAAGGTAATGTCCCTGACCGGAGCCGACAAGCGTTCGCTCTACATCGACCCGAGTGACAAGTCCAAGTCTTTCGCCAACCTCTGGCGCAAGGAGCAGAACCACAGCTCGGAATACATCTTCTCGCTGGAAGGCGACGTCACGAACGGCGCGCGCTACCACGGCGTGACGTTCGTCAATGCCGGCTGGGGCCTCTACAACACGTGGGGATACTACACGCCGAGCAAGGAGCTCTGGGACGCTTTCGAGGAGGGCGACCAGCGCCGCGAAGCCACGATTCTCTACCCCGGCAACCACGTACGGTTCATGGGCCGCGACATCACTTTCGGCGGCTACTGCACCGACGGCTCGATCACCTCGTACACGACCAGCCACGTCTCGGCGGGCCTGATCAACCAGAAGTTCATCTCGCCGTGGGAGACGGGCAGCTATTCGGAGGTTTCGAACCAGCGCGACAAACTCTGGAACACGCTCAACTGCTGTCTGATGCGCTATGCCGACGTCATGCTGATGAAGGCCGAGGCCCTGATCTGGACCAAAGGCGAAGGCGACGCCGAGGCCAAGAATCTGCTCGACGACATCCGCGAGCGCGCCGGCCTGCCGCGCGACAGCCGGGCCACGAAGGCACAGTTGCAGAACGAACGCCGCTGCGAACTGGCCTTCGAATTCCAGCCCAGCCGCCATATCGACGTGGTACGCTGGGGGCTGGCCGAAGAGTACTACTCCAAACCGCTGCACAGCGTCGTTTCGAAGATGGTCGATGGCAGGATCGAAACCGAGGAGGTGGAGGTGTACCCCGGCCGCACGTTCAATCCGACCTACAACAAGGTGTTCCCGATTCCCCAAACGGCTTTCAACGGCACGGTGAACCTCACGCAGAACAAAGGTTATTAA
- the ung gene encoding uracil-DNA glycosylase has product MRVRIEESWRRRLQPEFDKPYFARLAEFVREEYRTQRVCPVNRDLFRVFDLCPFDRVRVVILGQDPYPDPRFYYGICFSVPDGLPVPGSLQNIFREIHDDTGRPVPASGRLERWVVQGVLPMNSILTVRAFRSGSHRDRGWETFTDAVIRRLNDEREHLVFMLWGSYAQRKGAIIDPSRHLVLSAAHPSPRSADRGFFGCRHFSRANDYLRQHGIPEIEW; this is encoded by the coding sequence ATGCGGGTCCGGATCGAAGAGAGTTGGCGGCGGCGTTTGCAGCCGGAGTTCGACAAACCCTATTTTGCCCGTCTGGCTGAGTTCGTGCGGGAGGAGTACCGCACGCAGCGGGTCTGTCCCGTGAACCGGGACCTGTTCCGTGTCTTCGACCTCTGCCCGTTCGACCGCGTGCGGGTGGTGATTCTCGGGCAGGACCCCTATCCCGATCCCCGCTTTTATTACGGCATCTGTTTCTCCGTGCCCGACGGCCTGCCCGTTCCGGGCTCGTTGCAGAACATCTTCCGGGAGATTCACGACGACACGGGGCGGCCCGTCCCTGCGTCGGGACGCCTCGAGCGGTGGGTCGTTCAGGGCGTGCTGCCGATGAACTCGATCCTGACCGTGCGTGCCTTCCGGAGCGGTTCGCACCGCGACCGCGGCTGGGAGACGTTCACCGATGCGGTGATCCGACGCCTGAACGACGAGCGCGAACACCTGGTCTTCATGCTTTGGGGATCGTACGCCCAGCGGAAGGGGGCGATCATCGACCCCTCGCGTCATCTGGTGCTCTCGGCCGCGCACCCTTCGCCGCGTTCGGCCGACCGGGGATTCTTCGGATGCCGTCATTTCAGCCGGGCGAACGACTATCTGCGACAACACGGAATCCCCGAAATCGAATGGTGA
- a CDS encoding DUF1573 domain-containing protein, translating to MNKKTIITLIVCALAATGVAAQEERPELVFEPAVWDFGSVREADGPVRHTFTGVNRGDRPLVILDVTTTCGCTVPRFSKRPVLPGDRTEITVSYDPTNRPGAFDKELWIYSSDRKRIATLTIRGEVVPRAKSVEELYPVDAGGGLRLNTTLCAFTYIYPGVRMQSSVGYVNTSDRTVSLELRPDPAIRSGLLRIDAPERIAPGARGAINISYLVPADTPRYGTLRDALELFVDGRSRGTTIVVHGIGADNPSDIPEEKAPRSEVSTNVVKFGPVKHGGPRPSQSLTLSNTGRGDLIVRAVECGEGLSTPLEPGLAVPPGGSARIEVRLDPSADGYGARSSFLLLVTNDPLRPMRRIRATAVIEE from the coding sequence ATGAACAAAAAAACGATCATAACGCTCATTGTCTGCGCATTGGCCGCCACGGGCGTCGCAGCGCAGGAGGAACGGCCGGAGCTGGTCTTCGAACCGGCCGTCTGGGACTTCGGCTCCGTCCGCGAGGCCGACGGGCCGGTGCGGCACACCTTCACGGGAGTAAACAGGGGCGACCGGCCGCTGGTGATTCTCGATGTGACGACCACGTGCGGCTGCACGGTTCCCCGCTTCTCGAAGCGGCCGGTCCTGCCCGGCGACAGGACGGAGATCACCGTGAGCTACGATCCGACGAACCGCCCCGGAGCCTTCGACAAGGAGTTGTGGATCTACTCCTCCGACCGCAAACGCATCGCCACGCTCACGATCCGCGGCGAAGTCGTCCCGCGGGCGAAGAGCGTCGAAGAGCTTTATCCGGTCGATGCCGGCGGCGGACTGCGCCTGAACACGACGCTCTGCGCCTTCACTTACATATATCCCGGCGTCCGGATGCAGTCGTCCGTGGGCTATGTAAACACGTCGGACCGCACGGTAAGTCTCGAGCTCCGTCCCGATCCCGCGATACGCAGCGGCCTGCTGCGTATCGACGCGCCCGAACGGATCGCCCCGGGTGCACGCGGCGCGATCAACATCTCCTACCTCGTCCCGGCCGACACCCCCCGTTACGGCACGCTGCGCGACGCGCTGGAGCTTTTCGTGGACGGCCGCAGCCGCGGCACGACGATCGTGGTGCACGGCATCGGAGCGGACAACCCCTCCGACATACCCGAGGAGAAGGCACCCCGGAGCGAGGTATCGACCAACGTGGTGAAGTTCGGCCCCGTGAAACACGGCGGTCCCCGCCCTTCGCAGTCGCTGACGCTCTCGAACACGGGCCGCGGCGACCTGATCGTCCGGGCCGTGGAGTGCGGCGAAGGGCTTTCCACCCCGCTCGAACCGGGTCTTGCGGTCCCGCCCGGCGGTTCGGCCCGCATCGAGGTGCGTCTCGATCCCTCCGCGGACGGCTACGGCGCCAGAAGCTCCTTCCTGCTGCTGGTGACCAACGACCCCCTGCGGCCGATGCGGCGCATCCGGGCCACGGCCGTCATCGAAGAGTGA
- the gltA gene encoding NADPH-dependent glutamate synthase produces MANRIPRVPVREQDPQVRAANFEEVCHGYDRQEALLEASRCLRCRKPRCVEACPVGIAIPDFIAALHEGRIAEAAGIIARDSSLPSVCGRVCPQETQCEGACVLGVKGEPVAIGKLERFVGDWQLENASGAAAAAVPRNGHKVAVIGSGPAGLACASDLAKTGYEVKIFEALHKVGGVLVYGIPEFRLPKERIVAREIEAVKRLGVEIETDVVVGRTVTVDSLLDEEGYEAVFIGSGAGLPRFMGIPGENLNGVVSANEFLTRANLMHAYDARYDTPIHVGRRVAVVGGGNVAMDAVRTARRLGAEATIVYRRSEKELPARAEEVHHAREEGIRFRMLTNPVEVLADERGWVRGLRCVEMELGEPDESGRRSPVAKPGSEFDLPCDVVVMALGTSPNPLIASTTEGLRTDRRGCIEADAQGATSRPGVFAGGDAVTGAATVILAMGAGRAAARAIDEYLRGKETARTE; encoded by the coding sequence ATGGCGAACAGAATACCGCGCGTACCCGTGCGCGAACAGGACCCGCAGGTGCGGGCCGCGAATTTCGAAGAGGTCTGCCACGGCTACGACCGGCAGGAGGCGCTGCTCGAGGCGTCGCGCTGCCTCCGCTGCCGCAAGCCCCGCTGCGTCGAGGCCTGTCCGGTGGGGATCGCGATTCCCGACTTCATCGCCGCGCTGCACGAAGGGCGTATCGCCGAGGCGGCCGGCATCATCGCCCGCGACAGCTCGCTGCCTTCGGTCTGCGGCCGCGTCTGCCCGCAGGAGACCCAGTGCGAAGGGGCGTGCGTCCTCGGCGTCAAAGGCGAACCGGTGGCGATCGGCAAGCTCGAACGGTTCGTGGGCGACTGGCAACTGGAGAACGCCTCCGGAGCCGCCGCAGCGGCCGTTCCCCGCAACGGGCACAAGGTCGCCGTCATCGGCAGCGGTCCCGCAGGGCTGGCCTGCGCGAGCGATCTGGCGAAGACAGGCTACGAAGTGAAGATTTTCGAGGCCCTGCACAAGGTCGGCGGGGTTCTCGTCTATGGCATCCCCGAATTCCGCCTTCCGAAGGAGCGGATCGTGGCGCGCGAGATCGAGGCGGTGAAACGGCTGGGCGTGGAGATCGAGACCGACGTCGTGGTGGGCCGCACGGTGACCGTCGATTCGCTGCTCGACGAGGAGGGCTACGAGGCGGTCTTCATCGGCTCGGGCGCCGGACTGCCCCGGTTCATGGGCATCCCGGGCGAGAACCTCAACGGCGTGGTCTCGGCCAACGAGTTCCTGACGCGCGCCAACCTGATGCACGCCTACGACGCACGGTACGACACGCCGATCCATGTCGGCCGCCGCGTGGCGGTCGTGGGCGGCGGCAACGTGGCGATGGACGCCGTGCGCACGGCCCGGCGGCTCGGAGCCGAGGCCACGATCGTTTACCGCCGTTCGGAGAAGGAGCTTCCGGCCCGCGCCGAGGAGGTGCACCACGCCCGCGAGGAGGGCATCCGCTTCCGGATGCTCACCAATCCCGTGGAGGTGCTCGCCGACGAACGGGGCTGGGTCCGCGGCCTGCGCTGCGTGGAAATGGAGCTGGGCGAGCCGGACGAGAGCGGCCGCCGGTCGCCCGTGGCGAAACCCGGCTCGGAGTTCGACCTCCCGTGCGACGTGGTCGTGATGGCGCTCGGCACGTCGCCCAACCCGCTGATCGCCTCCACCACCGAAGGGCTGCGCACCGACCGCCGGGGCTGTATCGAGGCCGACGCGCAGGGCGCCACCTCGCGCCCGGGCGTCTTCGCCGGAGGCGACGCCGTGACGGGCGCCGCCACGGTGATTCTGGCCATGGGGGCCGGACGCGCCGCCGCCCGCGCCATCGACGAATACCTGCGCGGCAAAGAGACCGCCCGGACCGAATGA